Proteins encoded within one genomic window of Anopheles gambiae chromosome 3, idAnoGambNW_F1_1, whole genome shotgun sequence:
- the LOC1280084 gene encoding mitochondrial basic amino acids transporter → MALDFAAGCLGGCAGVLVGFPFDTVKVHLQTQNHRNPLYRGTYDCFRKIVVREGVHGLYRGMSSPMAGVAVVNAIVFGVYGNIQRRTANPDSLYSHFLAGSAAGLAQSIVCSPMELIKTRLQLQDNLPRAAERFSGPMDCTRAIWRREGFRGIFRGLGITAARDMPGFSSYFVAYEYMVRCVANPSPFVILMAGGLAGTFSWLVTFPLDVVKSRLQADGISGKPQYNGLIDCVRKSHAAEGWAFLSRGLASTLLRAFPMNAVCFLVVSYTMKLFDDPKVSSVVEELGATAATVETPLLIVPTVVPQVPIATAPKLSVPAPAYNKRASHHDHDSHLLSIKQNTYRFLRSLGAFSEAVCCAEMGELTDDLYDRDEAEQRRASYAKLNELLLSTDPEDSSNRYPFLGD, encoded by the exons ATGGCTTTGGACTTTGCTGCCGGCTGTTTGGGAG GTTGTGCCGGTGTTCTCGTTGGCTTCCCGTTCGACACGGTGAAGGTGCACCTGCAGACGCAAAACCATCGCAATCCGCTGTACCGCGGCACGTACGACTGCTTCCGGAAGATCGTTGTACGCGAGGGTGTCCATGGATTGTACCGCGGAATGTCCAGCCCGATGGCGGGCGTCGCCGTCGTTAACGCGATCGTGTTCGGCGTGTACGGCAATATACAGCGGCGCACCGCCAATCCGGACTCGCTGTACTCCCACTTCTTGGCCGGTTCGGCGGCTGGGCTGGCCCAGAGCATTGTCTGCTCGCCGATGGAGCTGATCAAGACGCGCCTTCAGCTGCAGGACAATCTACCACGCGCTGCGGAACGGTTCAGTGGACCGATGGATTGTACCCGCGCCATCTGGCGCCGGGAAGGTTTCCGGGGCATCTTCCGCGGGTTGGGCATCACGGCTGCCCGTGACATGCCGG GATTCTCAAGCTACTTTGTCGCCTACGAGTACATGGTCCGGTGCGTTGCGAATCCATCACCGTTCGTTATCCTGATGGCCGGTGGGCTTGCCGGTACCTTCTCCTGGCTCGTCACCTTCCCGCTCGATGTCGTCAAATCGCGCCTGCAAGCGGATGGTATCTCGGGAAAGCCACAATATAATGGGCTAATCGATTGCGTGCGGAAAAGCCACGCCGCCGAAGGATGGGCGTTTTTATCGCGCGGACTCGCCTCAACGCTGCTGCGTGCCTTCCCAATGAACGCCGTCTGCTTTCTGGTAGTATCGTACACGATGAAGCTGTTCGATGATCCTAAAGTTAGTAGCGTCGTTGAGGAGCTTGGTGCAACGGCGGCCACTGTCGAGACGCCGTTGCTGATCGTTCCTACCGTTGTCCCGCAAGTGCCGATCGCGACCGCTCCCAAGCTGTCGGTTCCTGCTCCCGCGTACAACAAGCGTGCCAGCCACCACGACCACGACAGTCACCTGCTAAGCATCAAGCAAAACACTTACCGCTTCTTGCGATCGCTCGGTGCATTCAGCGAGGCCGTTTGCTGTGCCGAGATGGGCGAGCTGACGGACGATCTGTACGATCGTGACGAGGCGGAACAGCGGAGGGCAAGCTACGCAAAGCtgaacgagctgctgctgagcACCGATCCGGAGGATTCCAGCAATCGGTACCCATTTTTAGGCGACTAA
- the LOC1280085 gene encoding coiled-coil domain-containing protein 40 — MNPEEDANSISVQADAFNESVMDRVGVLETDHPLLERFQSALKSHLLKVKNQLEEEVADLNHRLVQNEKESEEVGAELYDLQEEIDNQKELLEIYGKEILELAAQRQQEERLAAQYRKEFEEQQLSLKEFRKMHKEHLMELENLTVLESEFAKWAQEIKDEIAVAKRVASKDAKDALAAAEEKRQVDLLLLNLSNEVKRKEHELEEIEEQIREQDGQRETISRSLADANTDLEALQHEHKCLAQAWGEVIVAIQQRDRVLVKTKEELEAIYEEHKVIKSKTEITKKAAAKEMEQNEKLAGFKNRIQGDINSLEKQVRKEQEDEDKLKRDLDHYALILEQTEADILKAQQEGLQLENHLKSLRQTLEKQNRKKFELEEQILELLQDQLTTDKAGEAQGKLLRDTQEKRRELEISMSDTENQLSVVLLELEKWRSLVENSKDILRKAKLEHDELDADANKYNEEIKLEKERIAAKLRKMDALNRELEQLISKAGGQEMNPDELKLLDVQQDIVEIEAQLKEANASWVKLQSNVAALSEKRSLQLNEINYSRKKLLLAEQKAIKIEALLAEVMNENREIVRSLSALNTRLDAASLELFKTRKVHEKGEQECEVAHHQATERLRDAEMAVLNLEQELKDLGKEIEDCKQEVLEKHREALSWETKCKMSSEAKKFKDEETTQNSEIGIMKAEIHRMQVRYGQLKRMQEKLVHDLENTVHHRENIFESVNAREKVFGGKFKTRSTMQHKINELKNKLKVVFSEISQAEKSLLEIDTAQKLLQAEIENKKHQIEEEKLQTNLIRAETEQASLLKQENLDYIVRHQYRARRYRALANAQQLPKFRNEILIQADLQRQREVNENIAAVVETLQQDFPVQKYNLNKILQLLK; from the exons ATGAATCCGGAGGAGGATGCTAACTCCATCAGTGTGCAGGCCGACGCATTCAACGAATCCGTCATGGATCGTGTCGGCGTACTGGAAACCGACCATCCCCTGCTCGAGCGGTTCCAGTCCGCCCTGAAGTCTCACCTGCTGAAGGTGAAGAACCAGCTCGAGGAGGAGGTGGCCGATTTGAACCACCGTCTGGTGCAGAACGAGAAGGAATCGGAAGAGGTCGGCGCGGAGCTGTACGATCTGCAGGAGGAGATCGACAATCAGAAGGAGCTGCTCGAAATTTACGGTAAAGAAATTCTCGAACTGGCCGCCCAGCGGCAGCAGGAGGAACGGTTGGCTGCCCAGTACCGGAAGGAGTTTGAGGAGCAGCAgctctcgctgaaagagttcCGCAAGATGCACAAGGAGCACCTGATGGAGCTGGAAAACCTGACCGTGCTGGAGAGCGAGTTTGCCAAGTGGGCGCAGGAGATTAAGGACGAAATAGCGGTCGCGAAGCGTGTCGCCAGCAAGGACGCCAAGGATGCGCTGGCCGCGGCGGAAGAGAAGCGGCAGGttgatctgctgctgctcaaccTGTCCAACGAGGTGAAGCGCAAGGAGCACGAGCTGGAAGAGATCGAGGAGCAGATCCGGGAGCAGGACGGGCAGCGGGAAACGATTAGCCGCAGCCTGGCCGATGCCAACACCGACCTGGAGGCGTTGCAGCACGAGCACAAGTGTCTGGCGCAGGCCTGGGGCGAGGTGATAGTGGCGATCCAGCAGCGCGATCGGGTGCTGGTGAAGACGAAGGAAGAGCTGGAAGCGATTTACGAGGAGCACAAAGTTATCAAGAGCAAGACGGAGATCACCAAGAAGGCGGCGGCTAAGGAAATGGAGCAGAACGAGAAGCTGGCCGGCTTCAAGAACCGCATCCAGGGGGACATCAACTCGCTGGAGAAGCAGGTCCGGAAGGAGCAGGAGGATGAAGATAAGCTCAAGCGTGACCTGGATCACTACGCGCTGATTCTCGAACAAACCGAGGCCGATATCCTGAAGGCGCAGCAGGAGGGCCTGCAGCTGGAGAATCATCTCAAGTCGCTGCGCCAAACGCTCGAGAAGCAGAATCGCAAAAAGTTCGAGCTGGAGGAGCAGATACTGGAGCTGCTGCAAGATCAGCTGACCACCGATAAGGCGGGCGAGGCGCAGGGGAAGCTGCTGCGCGATACGCAGGAGAAGCGCCGCGAGCTGGAGATTAGCATGTCGGACACGGAGAACCAGCTgtcggtggtgctgctggagctggaaAAGTGGCGTTCGCTCGTGGAAAATTCGAAGGACATTCTGCGTAAGGCTAAG CTTGAGCATGACGAACTGGATGCCGACGCGAACAAGTACAACGAGGAGATAAAGCTGGAAAAGGAGCGTATTGCTGCGAAGCTGCGCAAAATGGACGCGCTGAACCGGGAACTGGAGCAGCTGATCAGCAAGGCGGGCGGGCAGGAGATGAACCCGGACGAGCTGAAGCTGCTCGACGTGCAGCAAGACATCGTGGAGATAGAGGCCCAGCTCAAGGAGGCGAATGCGTCGTGGGTCAAGCTGCAATCGAACGTGGCAGCCCTGTCGGAAAAGCGCTCCCTGCAGCTGAATGAAATCAACTACTCCAGAAAGA AGCTGCTGTTGGCGGAACAAAAAGCGATCAAGATCGAGGCACTGCTGGCGGAGGTGATGAATGAAAACCGGGAGATTGTGCGCTCACTATCGGCGCTCAACACGCGGCTCGATGCGGCCAGCCTGGAGCTATTCAAGACGCGCAAGGTGCACGAGAAGGGCGAGCAGGAGTGCGAAGTGGCCCATCACCAGGCGACGGAGCGGCTGCGCGATGCCGAAATGGCGGTGCTGAATCTCGAGCAGGAGCTGAAGGACCTGGGCAAGGAGATCGAGGACTGCAAGCAGGAGGTGCTGGAGAAGCACCGGGAAGCACTGTCCTGGGAGACGAAGTGCAAGATGTCGTCCGAGGCGAAGAAGTTCAAGGACGAGGAAACGACCCAGAACAGTGAGATTGGCATCATGAAGGCGGAGATCCACCGGATGCAGGTGCGGTACGGGCAGCTGAAGCGCATGCAGGAGAAGCTGGTGCACGACCTGGAGAACACGGTGCACCATCGGGAGAACATATTCGAGTCGGTCAATGCACGGGAGAAGGTGTTCGGTGGGAAGTTTAAGACCCGGTCAACGATGCAGCACAAAATCAATGAGCTGAAGAACAAATTGAAGGTGGTGTTTTCG GAAATATCTCAAGCAGAAAAGAGCCTGCTCGAGATCGACACCGCTCAGAAGCTGCTTCAGGCAGAGATCGAGAACAAAAAGCACCAGATCGAGGAGGAAAAGCTACAGACCAATCTGATTCGCGCAGAAACAGAACAGGCATCCCTGCTGAAGCAGGAAAATCTGGACTACATCGTGCGCCACCAGTACCGTGCCCGTCGGTATCGGGCACTGGCCAACGCACAGCAGCTGCCCAAGTTTCGCAACGAAATCCTGATCCAGGCTGACCTGCAGCGCCAGCGCGAGGTGAACGAAAACATTGCCGCAGTGGTGGAGACGCTGCAGCAAGATTTCCCCGTTCAAAAGTATAATCTGAACAAAATTCTTCAGTTGCTGAAATGA